From a single Planctellipticum variicoloris genomic region:
- a CDS encoding DUF1501 domain-containing protein, protein MLKPDCCRRDFLRSSVAASAILPGLVSELLAAEDPLAARSPHHTGKAKSVIFLFMTGGVSHVDTFDPKPRLSQDVGKEVKLDHPEIQNRPGYERIFLKAPQWDFHRYGESGSEVSGLFPHVAGCVDDIALIRSMHTDHSNHYNATLGMHTGSFAFARPSIGSWVSYGLGAENRNLPSFVVLAPAQTYAGTQVYASDFLPGAHQGTLVVPGAEPVANVAPRVPLDRQQQELAALAKWNRRHLADRAENSFLQARMRSFETAYGMQMAVPEVFDLAHESDATLDLYGLPRGSTQGFGWQCLMARRLVERGVRFVELIDTGSSGNWDSHGDMLDHERLAKNVDQPIAGLLKDLKSRGLLDETLVVWTTEFGRTPFNNSATAKGREHHNWAFSSWLAGAGVRGGTVYGETDEYGVRVAKDGVHVHDFHATILHLMGFDHERLTYRHSGRDYRLTDVHGNVVGGVLG, encoded by the coding sequence ATGCTGAAACCGGATTGCTGTCGTCGTGATTTCCTGCGTTCGTCCGTCGCCGCTTCTGCAATCTTGCCGGGGCTGGTCAGCGAACTGCTGGCTGCGGAGGATCCGCTGGCGGCGCGCTCGCCGCACCATACCGGCAAGGCGAAGTCGGTGATCTTCCTGTTCATGACGGGGGGCGTGTCGCACGTCGATACGTTCGATCCGAAGCCGCGGCTGTCGCAGGATGTGGGCAAAGAGGTCAAGCTCGATCACCCGGAAATCCAGAACCGGCCGGGATACGAACGCATCTTCCTGAAGGCCCCGCAGTGGGATTTTCATCGCTACGGCGAAAGCGGTTCGGAGGTCAGCGGACTGTTTCCGCACGTGGCCGGGTGCGTGGATGACATCGCGCTGATCCGTTCGATGCACACCGACCACTCGAATCATTACAACGCGACGCTGGGGATGCATACCGGGTCGTTCGCCTTCGCCCGGCCCAGCATCGGGTCGTGGGTCAGCTACGGGTTGGGGGCGGAGAACCGGAATTTGCCATCATTCGTGGTGCTGGCCCCGGCTCAGACGTACGCCGGGACGCAGGTCTACGCCAGCGATTTTCTCCCCGGCGCCCATCAGGGAACGCTGGTCGTGCCCGGGGCGGAGCCAGTGGCGAACGTCGCGCCGCGCGTGCCGCTCGACCGGCAGCAGCAGGAACTGGCGGCGCTGGCGAAGTGGAACCGCCGGCATCTGGCCGACCGGGCCGAGAATTCTTTCCTTCAGGCGCGGATGCGCTCGTTCGAAACGGCGTACGGCATGCAGATGGCCGTTCCGGAAGTCTTTGATCTGGCTCACGAATCCGACGCGACGCTCGACTTGTACGGCCTGCCGCGGGGCTCGACGCAGGGCTTCGGCTGGCAGTGCCTGATGGCCCGGCGGCTGGTTGAACGCGGAGTGCGGTTCGTCGAGCTGATCGATACCGGATCGTCGGGCAACTGGGATTCGCACGGGGACATGCTGGACCACGAGCGGCTGGCGAAGAACGTCGACCAGCCGATCGCGGGGCTGCTGAAGGACCTGAAATCGCGCGGGCTGCTCGATGAAACTCTGGTCGTCTGGACAACGGAGTTCGGGCGGACGCCGTTCAACAACTCGGCGACGGCGAAGGGCCGCGAGCACCACAACTGGGCCTTCAGCTCCTGGCTCGCCGGGGCCGGGGTCCGCGGCGGGACGGTCTATGGCGAAACCGACGAATACGGCGTCCGCGTGGCGAAAGACGGCGTCCACGTCCACGACTTCCACGCAACGATCCTGCACCTGATGGGCTTCGATCACGAGCGGCTGACGTACCGGCACAGCGGCCGGGACTACCGGCTGACCGATGTGCATGGGAACGTGGTGGGGGGCGTGCTGGGGTAG
- a CDS encoding PQQ-binding-like beta-propeller repeat protein: protein MSRLALLGVCVAALASATAWALEPLRSTDWPQWRGPGRENRSASTGLSTDWEAHPPTLAWKVAGLGKGYASVSIVGDRLYTTGNHGDSQHVTAVDLKSHKVVWSQPVVDFEPKHGYEGSRCTPAVDGDKLYVVTSNGAITCLNVADGKIVWQRDFKEFGGKMMSGWGFSESPLVDGDRVVCTPGGEDAMIVALDKQTGKDVWKSAVPDFGEAGKPGAGYSSIVISDAAGVKQYVTLVGRGAIGVRASDGKLLWTYNRVANPVANIPTPLIAGDYVFTSSGYDQGGTALLKLTRDGDGVSATEVYYHPAREMQNHHGGMVLVGDQVFMGHGHNNGFPMCIDLATGNVLWGGKIRGAGSGSAGVTYADKHIIFRYQSGDVALVDASTDEYKLRGSFKPEIVESPSWAHPVVVGNTLYLREQDTLMAYDVGKK from the coding sequence ATGTCTCGCCTTGCCCTCCTCGGTGTGTGTGTCGCTGCGCTCGCTTCGGCGACAGCGTGGGCGCTGGAACCGCTGCGTTCAACAGACTGGCCGCAGTGGCGTGGCCCCGGACGCGAGAATCGGAGCGCCTCGACCGGACTGTCGACCGACTGGGAGGCGCATCCGCCGACGCTGGCCTGGAAGGTCGCCGGCTTGGGCAAGGGCTATGCCAGCGTGTCGATCGTCGGAGACCGGCTCTACACGACCGGAAATCACGGCGACTCGCAGCACGTCACGGCGGTCGATCTGAAGTCACACAAGGTCGTCTGGAGCCAGCCGGTTGTCGACTTCGAGCCGAAACACGGCTACGAAGGGTCGCGCTGCACGCCGGCGGTTGACGGCGACAAGCTCTATGTGGTGACCTCCAACGGGGCGATCACCTGCCTGAACGTGGCCGACGGCAAAATCGTCTGGCAGCGGGACTTCAAGGAGTTCGGCGGGAAGATGATGTCCGGCTGGGGTTTCTCCGAGTCGCCGCTGGTGGATGGCGACCGGGTCGTCTGCACGCCGGGCGGCGAAGACGCCATGATCGTCGCGCTCGACAAGCAGACCGGCAAGGACGTCTGGAAGTCGGCCGTGCCGGACTTTGGCGAGGCGGGCAAGCCGGGCGCCGGGTATTCTTCGATCGTGATCAGCGACGCCGCGGGCGTGAAGCAGTACGTCACCCTCGTCGGTCGGGGCGCGATCGGCGTCCGGGCGTCGGACGGCAAGCTCCTCTGGACGTACAACCGTGTGGCGAATCCGGTGGCCAACATTCCGACGCCGCTGATCGCCGGGGACTACGTCTTCACGTCGTCGGGCTACGACCAGGGAGGGACGGCGCTGTTGAAGCTGACCCGCGACGGCGACGGAGTCTCGGCGACTGAAGTCTATTACCATCCGGCCCGCGAAATGCAGAATCACCACGGCGGAATGGTGCTGGTCGGCGATCAGGTCTTCATGGGACACGGTCACAACAACGGCTTCCCGATGTGCATCGACCTGGCGACCGGGAACGTCCTGTGGGGCGGGAAGATCCGCGGCGCCGGTTCGGGTTCGGCGGGAGTGACGTATGCCGACAAGCACATCATCTTCCGCTATCAGAGCGGCGACGTGGCGCTGGTGGACGCTTCGACGGACGAGTACAAGCTGCGGGGTTCCTTCAAGCCGGAAATCGTCGAGAGCCCGAGCTGGGCGCATCCAGTCGTCGTCGGAAATACGCTCTACCTGCGGGAGCAGGATACGCTGATGGCGTATGACGTAGGCAAGAAGTAG
- the rbsK gene encoding ribokinase, giving the protein MTGRVLVVGSSNTDLIVRTERLPRPGETLLGGRFLSAPGGKGANQAVAAARAGAQVTFVARLGQDAYGDVALKGFHADGIDTQFIVRDAREPSGVALICVSAAGENSIAVAPGANAKLSAADVRRAKAVVGPGDVVLVQLETSPVAVTAAAQLAATSGARLILNPAPAGPLPAEILPRVSIITPNETEAELLTGRRVRDPRTANLAARVLHELGVETVILTLGARGAWVSEPAGTFLAPPFPVQAVDTTAAGDVFNGALAARLVEGQPLAAAVHFASAAAAISVTRMGAQPSAPRRAEILKRLKTSR; this is encoded by the coding sequence ATGACCGGCCGCGTCCTTGTCGTCGGCAGCTCCAATACCGATCTCATCGTCCGGACCGAGCGACTGCCGCGCCCCGGCGAAACGCTGCTCGGCGGCAGGTTCCTCTCCGCGCCGGGAGGGAAGGGGGCCAATCAGGCCGTCGCGGCCGCACGGGCCGGCGCGCAAGTGACGTTTGTCGCGAGGCTGGGACAGGACGCCTACGGCGACGTTGCGCTGAAGGGTTTTCACGCCGACGGCATCGATACGCAGTTCATCGTCCGCGACGCCCGCGAGCCGTCGGGCGTCGCGTTGATCTGCGTCAGCGCCGCCGGTGAGAACAGTATCGCGGTCGCTCCCGGCGCCAATGCGAAACTCTCCGCCGCGGATGTCCGTCGGGCGAAAGCTGTGGTGGGTCCCGGAGACGTCGTCCTCGTCCAACTGGAAACCTCGCCGGTTGCGGTCACTGCCGCGGCCCAATTGGCCGCAACGTCGGGGGCGAGGCTGATTCTCAATCCCGCCCCGGCCGGGCCGCTTCCCGCGGAGATTCTGCCGCGAGTTTCGATCATCACCCCGAACGAAACGGAAGCCGAGCTGCTGACCGGCCGGCGGGTCCGGGACCCGCGCACCGCCAACCTGGCGGCCCGCGTCCTGCATGAGCTCGGCGTGGAAACGGTGATTCTCACGCTCGGCGCCCGCGGGGCCTGGGTCAGCGAGCCGGCTGGGACTTTTCTCGCGCCGCCATTTCCGGTGCAGGCGGTCGATACGACCGCCGCTGGTGATGTCTTCAACGGCGCCCTCGCCGCCCGGCTCGTCGAAGGCCAGCCGCTAGCCGCAGCCGTCCACTTTGCGTCCGCGGCGGCAGCGATTTCCGTCACCCGGATGGGCGCACAGCCGTCGGCGCCTCGCCGCGCGGAGATTCTCAAACGACTCAAGACGTCGCGTTGA
- a CDS encoding segregation and condensation protein A, translated as MAEYRVKLDVFSGPLDLLLYLVRRNEVDIVSLPIARITGQFLQFLEVLELIDLDLVGDFVVMASSLVEIKSRLVLPRAEDEQPDEAPLADDPRSELIQQLLEYKKYKDAALALEHQAAEWQERYPRLTDERPRTAKDHSADPIKEVELWDLVSALSRVLQKRIVEETSSIRYDDTPISVYVERIAERVRADGRVPFSEFFEGTNLRSKIIGIFLAILELLRHHHFRAEQPDEYGDIYVLPPGSADATSAVVEPPRDTVSAPN; from the coding sequence ATGGCCGAGTACCGCGTCAAACTTGATGTCTTTTCCGGACCGCTGGACCTCCTCTTGTACCTGGTCCGGCGGAACGAGGTGGACATTGTCTCCCTGCCGATCGCCAGAATCACCGGACAGTTCCTGCAGTTCCTCGAAGTCCTGGAGCTGATTGACCTCGATCTGGTCGGCGACTTCGTTGTGATGGCCAGCTCCCTCGTCGAGATCAAAAGCCGCCTGGTCCTCCCTCGGGCCGAGGATGAGCAGCCCGACGAAGCGCCGCTCGCCGACGATCCCCGCAGCGAATTAATCCAGCAGCTCCTCGAGTACAAAAAATACAAGGACGCCGCCCTGGCCCTGGAGCACCAGGCCGCCGAGTGGCAGGAGCGCTATCCGCGCCTGACCGACGAACGACCGCGGACGGCCAAGGATCACTCGGCCGACCCCATCAAGGAGGTTGAACTCTGGGATCTGGTGAGCGCCCTCTCCCGCGTGCTGCAGAAGCGAATCGTCGAAGAAACGTCCAGCATCCGCTACGACGACACGCCAATCTCGGTCTACGTCGAACGAATCGCCGAACGCGTCAGAGCGGACGGTCGGGTCCCCTTCAGCGAGTTTTTTGAAGGGACGAATCTCCGCAGCAAGATCATCGGAATCTTCCTCGCGATTCTCGAACTGCTGCGCCACCATCACTTTCGGGCCGAACAGCCCGATGAGTACGGCGATATCTATGTCCTTCCGCCTGGTTCCGCGGACGCTACGTCCGCGGTCGTCGAACCGCCGCGCGACACGGTCTCCGCTCCGAATTGA
- a CDS encoding PP2C family protein-serine/threonine phosphatase, with the protein MLSPKRTWQDELAIIDRTMKAISGVNDPEELVSIYWNGIGELIETDDYVAVSRRNVDSPFYLITRSSRFAESYNPWTQRDLLPKLTGGLLGEIAYGSSPVIIEDLPSRLAADDPAWFYLQGFQALVALPQYDGGEALNHTIMLVRPGADVNHGMIPMLHWQAGLFGRGTQNLVLRNQLSAALHALDRELQVVGNIQRSLLPDQLPTIPGFELAAHYETSSRAGGDYYDFFPLANGAWGLFIADVSGHGTPAAVLMAITHAIAHAQPGTHSPPAALLSYLNDRLARAYTRDGTFVTAFYAILDPAARTLTCSSAGHNPPRLVRAGRVLSLDESGGLPMGLMPGLTYDEATIELVSGDLLLLYTDGIPEAMGPGEGISRLFGLDRLDPLLLECAAGSAEDCLQQIRTAVAEFCENAPPTDDQTLIAMRVE; encoded by the coding sequence ATGTTGAGTCCCAAGCGGACCTGGCAGGACGAACTGGCGATCATCGACCGGACGATGAAAGCCATCTCCGGCGTCAACGACCCCGAAGAGCTGGTGTCGATCTACTGGAACGGCATCGGCGAGCTGATCGAGACCGACGACTACGTGGCTGTCTCGCGGCGGAATGTCGATTCGCCATTCTATTTGATTACGCGTTCGTCGCGATTCGCCGAGTCGTACAATCCCTGGACCCAGCGCGACCTGCTGCCGAAATTGACTGGCGGACTTCTGGGCGAAATCGCCTATGGCAGCAGCCCGGTGATCATCGAAGACCTGCCGTCCCGGCTCGCGGCGGACGATCCGGCCTGGTTTTATCTGCAGGGGTTTCAGGCGCTGGTCGCACTGCCGCAGTACGATGGCGGCGAGGCTCTCAATCATACGATTATGCTGGTCCGCCCCGGGGCCGACGTGAACCACGGCATGATTCCCATGCTGCACTGGCAGGCGGGGCTGTTCGGACGCGGGACGCAGAACCTGGTGCTGCGCAATCAACTGAGCGCGGCCCTCCACGCGCTCGATCGGGAGCTGCAGGTCGTCGGCAACATTCAACGGTCGCTGCTGCCGGACCAGCTCCCGACAATCCCCGGCTTCGAACTGGCCGCCCACTACGAAACCAGTTCCCGGGCCGGCGGCGACTACTACGACTTCTTTCCGCTCGCCAACGGCGCCTGGGGACTGTTCATCGCCGACGTCTCGGGCCACGGCACCCCGGCCGCGGTCCTGATGGCGATCACTCACGCCATCGCCCACGCGCAGCCGGGGACGCACTCGCCCCCCGCCGCGCTGCTGTCCTATCTGAACGACCGGCTCGCGCGGGCCTACACGCGCGACGGTACGTTCGTGACCGCCTTCTATGCGATTCTCGATCCGGCCGCGCGGACGCTGACCTGCTCCAGCGCCGGCCACAATCCCCCGCGGCTCGTCCGTGCGGGGCGCGTGCTGTCGCTCGACGAAAGCGGCGGCCTGCCGATGGGCCTGATGCCCGGCCTGACCTACGACGAGGCGACCATTGAACTTGTCAGCGGCGACCTGCTGCTGCTCTATACCGACGGCATTCCCGAAGCGATGGGACCGGGCGAAGGGATCAGCCGCCTGTTCGGCCTCGACCGCCTCGATCCACTGCTCCTGGAGTGCGCCGCGGGGAGCGCGGAAGACTGCCTGCAGCAGATCCGCACCGCCGTCGCCGAGTTCTGCGAGAACGCCCCGCCGACCGACGATCAGACGCTGATTGCGATGCGGGTGGAGTAG